A genomic window from Candidatus Liberibacter americanus str. Sao Paulo includes:
- a CDS encoding nicotinate-nucleotide adenylyltransferase: MQINKYLKSAIRMPNAKSGMKIGLFGGTFDPPHHGHISIANIAIKKLDLDQLWWIITPYNPFKNCKSISPLINRIELSKALVKNPIIRITAFEYSLNHTNNTIDTILKIKAHNKSVNFVWIMGADNITKFHRWYQWKRIVTTVPIAIIDRCGTTLNYISSPMAKAFKYAQLDESISNNLCKIAAPSWIFIHNKHHLISSTLIRKYRNDIDLK; the protein is encoded by the coding sequence ATGCAAATAAATAAATATCTCAAAAGTGCTATACGCATGCCTAATGCAAAATCAGGCATGAAAATCGGATTATTCGGAGGAACTTTTGATCCTCCGCATCACGGACATATATCAATAGCTAATATTGCCATTAAGAAGCTTGATTTAGATCAATTATGGTGGATTATTACACCATATAATCCTTTTAAGAATTGTAAGTCGATATCACCTCTTATAAATCGCATTGAATTAAGCAAAGCATTAGTAAAAAATCCAATTATACGTATCACCGCATTTGAATATTCTCTTAATCATACAAATAATACTATTGATACAATACTTAAGATAAAAGCTCATAACAAATCAGTTAATTTTGTATGGATAATGGGAGCAGATAATATAACAAAATTCCATCGTTGGTATCAATGGAAAAGGATTGTAACAACAGTGCCTATCGCAATTATTGATAGATGTGGAACAACTCTAAATTATATATCATCTCCAATGGCAAAAGCATTTAAATATGCTCAATTAGATGAATCAATAAGCAATAACTTATGCAAAATAGCAGCACCGTCTTGGATATTTATTCATAACAAACACCACTTAATAAGCTCTACACTCATCAGAAAATATAGAAATGATATCGACTTAAAATAA